A genomic region of Drosophila kikkawai strain 14028-0561.14 chromosome X, DkikHiC1v2, whole genome shotgun sequence contains the following coding sequences:
- the LOC108083355 gene encoding vesicle transport protein GOT1B gives MIEITDLQKIGIGLAGFGISFLFLGMLLLFDTGLLAIGNILFISGLGCVIGVERTLRFFFQRHKVKGTTAFFGGIFFVLLGFPIIGMIIECYGFFALFSGFFPVAINFLGRVPVLGSFFNLPFMQQIVQKLGGDGNRTTV, from the exons ATGATTGAGATCACAGACCTGCAAA AAATTGGCATCGGCTTGGCTGGCTTTGGCATTTCATTTCTGTTCCTCGGCATGCTGCTGCTATTCGACACAGGCTTGCTCGCTATTGGCAAT ATCCTATTCATATCGGGCCTGGGCTGTGTGATCGGCGTGGAGCGTACCCTGCGCTTTTTCTTCCAGCGGCACAAAGTCAAGGGCACGACAGCCTTCTTTGGTGGAATATTCTTCGTTCTGCTGGGCTTTCCTATCATCGGGATGATCATTGAGTGCTATGGATTCTTTGCACTGTTCAG CGGTTTCTTCCCGGTGGCCATAAATTTCCTTGGACGCGTGCCAGTGCTAGGATCGTTTTTCAATTTACCATTTATGCAACAG atTGTCCAAAAACTTGGTGGAGATGGCAACCGAACAACGgtgtaa
- the UQCR-14 gene encoding cytochrome b-c1 complex subunit 7: MSSYIARRGPAVLSNLGRWAYNLSGFNQYGLHRDDCLYENEDVKEAVRRLPRKLYDERNYRIMRALHLSMTKTILPKEQWTKYEEDVKYLEPYLNEVVKEREEREDWNKNH, from the exons ATGTCGAGCTACATTGCCAGGAGAGGTCCAGCGGTTTTGT CCAACCTGGGACGATGGGCCTACAATCTGTCTGGATTCAACCAGTACG GTCTGCACCGTGACGACTGCCTGTACGAGAACGAGGACGTGAAGGAGGCCGTCCGCCGCCTGCCCCGCAAGCTGTACGATGAGCGCAACTACCGCATCATGCGTGCCCTGCACCTGTCCATGACCAAGACGATCCTGCCCAAGGAGCAGTGGACCAAGTACGAGGAGGATGTCAAGTACTTGGAGCCCTATCTGAACGAGGTGGTCAAGGAGCGCGAGGAACGCGAGGACTGGAACAAGAACCACTAA
- the eas gene encoding ethanolamine kinase — MGTETKSNSYTGQISTSGGNPKVMKDSLSLVRQTVNQQSQSQSNQVQNQLNSNSNSYQNESENENEPELITRDIRPKQQEDKSRKEAIVPFVPIFVEEADVIQGAKELLKVIRPTWDLSHVEFKSFTDGITNKLVGCFHKESTKLSHENGGPYLPIKTQESEEEDTVIIEKNDDDDAAAENGAPVQYSDNVVLVRIYGNKTDLLIDRKAETQNFLLLHTYGLAPSLYATFKNGLVYEYVPGTTLNTDSVLCPEIWPLVARRMAEMHRKVKKHGESSATKPMPMIWKKTQSFLDLVPERFSDAEKHKRVKGTFLPISRLRDEFNKLYKYLEALDSPIVFSHNDLLLGNVVYTKSLNTVNFIDYEYADYNFQAFDIGNHFAEMCGVDEVDYSRYPKRDFQLKWLRVYLEKYLQRSYIQNEEVELLYVQVNQFALASHIFWTVWSLLQAEHSTIDFDYVGYAFLRYNEYLARKDEFLSLTAAKNNK; from the exons ATGGGCACAGAAACCAAGAGCAACAGTTACACAGGACAGATTTCAACAAGTGGCGGCAACCCCAAAGTGATGAAAGATTCTTTATCCTTAGTTCGTCAGACGGTCAATCAGCAATCGCAATCGCAATCAAACCAGGTCCAGAACCAATTGAATTCTAACTCTAATTCGTATCAGAACGAaagcgaaaacgaaaacgagcCCGAACTGATTACGCGTGATATTCGACCAAAACAGCAGGAGGATAAATCCAGAAAAGAGGCGATTGTTCCCTTTGTTCCCATATTTGTTGAGGAGGCCGACGTGATACAAGGGGCCAAGGAACTGTTGAAGGTTATTCGACCGACCTGGGACCTCAGCCACGTCGAGTTTAAG AGTTTTACCGATGGCATCACGAACAAGCTGGTCGGATGTTTCCACAAGGAGAGCACCAAATTGAGCCATGAAAACGGTGGCCCGTATCTGCCGATCAAGACGCAGGAATCCGAGGAGGAGGATACGGTCATTATCGAGAAgaatgatgatgacgatgcgGCGGCTGAAAACGGTGCACCTGTACAGTACTCCGATAACGTAGTGCTCGTTAGGATATATGGCAATAAAACGGACCTACTGATAGATCGCAAGGCTGAGACGCAAAACTTTCTACTACTGCATACTTATGGCCTAGCGCCATCGCTATATGCCACGTTCAAGAACGGTCTCGTCTACGAATACGTACCTGGAACCACCCTAAATACTGACAGTGTGCTCTGTCCAGAGATATGGCCCTTGGTCGCCCGTCGCATGGCCGAGATGCATCGCAAGGTGAAGAAGCACGGGGAGAGCTCGGCGACCAAGCCAATGCCGATGATTTGGAAGAAGACGCAGAGCTTTCTTGATTTAGTACCTGAACGTTTTAGTGATGCTGAAAAACACAAAAG AGTGAAAGGAACGTTTCTACCTATCAGCCGACTGCGCGATGAGTTTAATAAGCTCTACAAATACCTGGAGGCTCTGGACAGTCCAATTGTCTTCTCCCACAACGACCTACTGCTGGGCAATGTTGTCTACACGAAGAGCCTGAACACGGTGAACTTTATTGATTACGAGTACGCCGACTATAACTTTCAGGCATTCGATATTGGCAATCACTTTGCGGAGATGTGCGGCGTGGATGAGGTAGACTATTCCCGCTATCCGAAGCGTGACTTTCAGCTAAAGTGGCTGCGCGTCTACCTCGAGAAATACCTTCAACGTAGCTACATTCAGAACGAGGAGGTCGAGCTGCTTTACGTCCAGGTCAACCAGTTTGCATTGGCATCCCATATTTTCTGGACGGTGTGGTCCCTGTTGCAAGCTGAGCATTCCACTATCGATTTCGATTATGTAGG CTATGCATTTCTTCGTTACAATGAATACTTGGCTCGAAAGGATGAGTTTTTATCATTGACTGCGGCAAAGAACAATAAGTGA